A section of the Chryseobacterium scophthalmum genome encodes:
- a CDS encoding S41 family peptidase, producing MTTRILILTFFIVLTSNVLAQSCDCLDNFKFTVSKVTKNYAGYKDKINLNNKKAFSQFTNNLLSKSKNTTDIDSCYVLLRTWTSYFKDHHLRVQLDWRYRDKHPEKLSQLNKQIPKFKHLPPPAKDSLAKEASLKQLSDRTLLITLRSFEWDEKKKIDSIIKKNQVLLNNTPNWIIDLRGNMGGNDFTYSPLIPYLYTNPIAIFPSEYWSSEDNIKNYEQQLKDKSVSVEAKKYIADIVALMKKNIGSFINPAGKDTMYVKLDSIYQYPKKIAFLIDRNTASSAESLLLTAKQSKKASLFGENSYGMLDYANSQYFDIFCTEYNLIIPISRSKRLPRNPIDNVGIKPDILIDNNEKQKINLIKLQLEK from the coding sequence ATGACAACAAGAATATTAATCTTAACTTTTTTTATAGTATTGACATCAAATGTACTGGCACAGAGCTGTGACTGTTTAGATAATTTTAAATTTACTGTGAGCAAAGTAACTAAAAACTATGCGGGTTATAAGGACAAAATCAATCTGAACAATAAGAAAGCTTTTAGCCAATTTACTAATAACCTGTTATCAAAATCAAAAAATACAACTGATATTGACTCTTGTTATGTATTATTAAGAACTTGGACAAGCTATTTTAAGGATCATCATTTGAGAGTACAACTTGACTGGCGTTACAGAGATAAACACCCTGAAAAACTAAGTCAGCTCAATAAACAGATTCCTAAATTTAAGCACCTTCCTCCTCCTGCTAAAGATAGCTTAGCAAAAGAAGCGAGCTTAAAACAATTAAGTGATAGGACATTATTAATAACATTGCGTTCATTTGAGTGGGATGAAAAGAAAAAAATAGATAGTATCATAAAAAAAAATCAGGTACTACTTAACAATACTCCGAATTGGATTATCGATTTGAGGGGAAATATGGGAGGAAATGATTTTACATACAGTCCGCTTATACCTTATCTTTATACAAATCCAATAGCGATATTTCCATCAGAATATTGGTCAAGCGAAGACAATATTAAAAATTATGAGCAGCAGCTTAAAGATAAAAGTGTGTCAGTAGAAGCTAAAAAATATATTGCAGATATTGTCGCACTAATGAAAAAAAACATAGGTAGTTTTATAAACCCTGCAGGTAAGGATACGATGTATGTTAAATTAGACTCTATATATCAATATCCTAAAAAAATTGCTTTTCTAATTGACCGCAATACGGCCAGTTCAGCTGAATCCTTATTATTAACGGCTAAACAGAGTAAAAAGGCAAGTCTATTTGGTGAAAATTCTTATGGAATGTTAGATTATGCCAATTCACAATATTTCGATATTTTTTGTACAGAATATAATTTGATCATACCTATCTCAAGATCTAAGCGACTTCCTCGAAATCCTATAGATAATGTAGGAATAAAGCCCGATATATTAATTGATAATAATGAGAAGCAGAAAATTAATTTAATTAAATTGCAACTTGAAAAATGA